CGCATTGGCGGGGGCCGCTGCATCGAGATGAAAGTTCAAGCGACGGGATGAGTTTTTCACACAAAGTTTCAAATGGCCTGCCTGATCAAGGCGCGTGACATTCAACCCGAGTTGCAGTTTTGGCAGGCGTCTGGGGTCCACGCCATCAAGCAGCCGCGCGAGGTTCGCGATGCGCGCATGGCCCTGGACGGAAAAACGTGCCGCCATACCAGCGAGAGGTGCGCCGATCTCAAGCTTCTGCACGTCAAGCCGACGCAACCGGATGGCGAGATGCAAATATCCTGGCGATGATGCAGAGACGTCCGATGTCGTCGCGGCAGCTTCATCAGAGACGGGCATCCGGGAGATTGAGACGGATTGCGCCAGGACATCGTCAATTTTGACTCGCATATGCAGCAGGGCCAGCGGATGCCAGCGTAATGTCACGCCGTCCGCCGCGAACCAGACGCCTTGCTTATCCCTCAGACTAAGATACGCCAGTGAGATTTTAGTCGGGAAGCGGCCTGAGAAGCCTGCGATATTCACCATGCCGCCCGTCAAAGACGGCACCTGCTTCTCCACGAATTGGCGGCCATAGAATGTGTTGATGACACAGATCACCGCCACCAATCCCATAATCACGCATGAGAGCAATGCCATCATGGCGAAACACAAAAATCGCTCGACTCTCCGGGCTTTCGACAGGGGTGCCTTGTCGGAACCTGACGGCCCGCGGCGCTTGCTGAGGATACAATCAGACATCAGAAAGTCTCCCCCAGACCGACATAGAACTCCCATTTATCGCCGTTGCGAGGACGCTTCATCGGCAGGGAAAAATCCAGTCTTACGGGGCCGATGGGGGTGTAGTAGCGCACGCCAGCGCCGTAACCAACGCGCACCGTCCCCTGAAAAGGGCAGCTCCCTTCACCGACTTGCCCTGCATCGACAAAGGCTGCAACGCCGAATTTCTGCATCACGCGCTGTCTGAATTCCACTGTCCCCGCATCAAGTGAGGTGCCACCCACCGCATATTTGCCCTGTTGCGGTCCGATGCCCTGATAGCGGAAGCCACGCACTGTCGCCGGTCCGCCTGCGTAAAGGCGCTGATCCGGCGGGATTTGAAAAACCGAGGCCCCCTGAACGCTGCCGACAATGCCACGTATCGCAATGATGGAGCGCCCCGGTTTTGTCAGTCCCAGTCGATGGAGATCGAAATAATATGAGATGCTCGCACTCATAATGGTGAAGAAGGAATTACCGTGCTCGAACGATTCCGACGGTGTGACGGTGATATTGGCGCGAATGCCGTGGGTTGCGGGTTCGATCGGGTTGCTCACCTCCGTGCTGTCATAGGTCGCACTGAGCGGTATGGACGCGATGAAATAATCATTCACCGCGCCGAACTGGCGGATTTTTTCCTGCTCGACGGAGAGGCTGGCGCCAATATTCCAGTAGCGACTCAGATTGCTTGAGATGCCGCCGCGGATGATCAAGGCTGTTTGATGGTAGGAATAAAGGAGCTGCTTCACACCCTCAACACGCAGGCTGAGATTTTGCTGCCGACGCAAGAAATCCGGCTTGAGGAGATCCGTGTAAAAATCATAGCCTAGCCCCTGCTGCGCGGAGCCACCGAGCCCGGTCATCAGAGCCGTCACCTTCAGCCGCTCTGCCCCGCCAAAGAGGTTGCGATGCGTCCAATCCACACCGGCACGCCCACCCAAGTCGGTTGAATAACCTGCCTGACCCGCAATATTCCGTGCCTTGGATTCCTGGAGCTTGATGACAACCGGCATCGCCTGCTGAAGCCCATGTTGCGGCCGCGCGAGAGTCACCAATGGGGGTTCATTCTTCGCCCCGACATAGGAGAAGATACCCGTATCGACGATATCCTGACGCGCGGCCTCAATTTTTGAGGGTTGATATAATTCTCCCTCATGAAGTTGCAGCCGGTTCTTCAGAAAGGAAAGCCGCGTGCGCTTCATGCCGGAAAAAGTGACAGGACTAATTGCCACGACCGGCCCTTCATAGACCGTCAATTTGAGG
This DNA window, taken from Acetobacteraceae bacterium, encodes the following:
- a CDS encoding BamA/TamA family outer membrane protein, whose translation is MISSLMIGLAEGRDVSGYDVDVKPSGDDALDPLVTASSLLISLQKAKYPGDFAFIARLRSDYRNIGEALQSRGYYDGQVIITVILAGKAPIDAKDPHLLDYLRAAGRESQRHIKISIVKGDVFKIGTIAFYLPLPPEKGEAEKAKGSETEGVAWGRPITLPQAAQASFGLKPGQPAIAEDVLAARGRLLHDLLETGHAEARVDAPIAMVDKSAKTLNLKLTVYEGPVVAISPVTFSGMKRTRLSFLKNRLQLHEGELYQPSKIEAARQDIVDTGIFSYVGAKNEPPLVTLARPQHGLQQAMPVVIKLQESKARNIAGQAGYSTDLGGRAGVDWTHRNLFGGAERLKVTALMTGLGGSAQQGLGYDFYTDLLKPDFLRRQQNLSLRVEGVKQLLYSYHQTALIIRGGISSNLSRYWNIGASLSVEQEKIRQFGAVNDYFIASIPLSATYDSTEVSNPIEPATHGIRANITVTPSESFEHGNSFFTIMSASISYYFDLHRLGLTKPGRSIIAIRGIVGSVQGASVFQIPPDQRLYAGGPATVRGFRYQGIGPQQGKYAVGGTSLDAGTVEFRQRVMQKFGVAAFVDAGQVGEGSCPFQGTVRVGYGAGVRYYTPIGPVRLDFSLPMKRPRNGDKWEFYVGLGETF